In Pelosinus sp. UFO1, one genomic interval encodes:
- the hemA gene encoding glutamyl-tRNA reductase, with the protein MQLVVLGLNHKTASVDVRECFTFSEDTIKMALNRLHEYEEISECVIISTCNRTEMYAVVDDAEDGFPVMQQFLQRISETPLDVADFFYYAEEDCINHLFRVTSSLDSLIIGEGQILSQVKKAYSIARDVGTTSTVLNTLFHRAIAVGKKVRTETRIAHSAVSVSYAAVELAKNVFGDLSTSNVLLLGAGQMGELTAKHLVGNGVKAVFVSNRRYERAVELASQFRGIAVPFENFMKSAVEADIIITSTGAPHYIIRAWDVAHLMPKRQGRPIIIIDIAVPRDVEPEVSAISGVRLYNIDDLEAVVESNLRLREQEAELAENIIKKELEELLIKFRYLSLRPVMARLTDKAERIRQRELKRALTKLPDITAEERRAVENMSKMIIRKMLRDPMVCINEGACTQNEQLYLDAILDLFKLDTIGEGRHREKKKTCYRYAQQ; encoded by the coding sequence ATGCAATTAGTTGTTCTGGGACTCAATCATAAAACCGCATCGGTTGATGTGCGGGAATGTTTTACTTTTTCTGAAGATACAATAAAAATGGCTCTGAATCGTCTTCATGAATATGAAGAAATCAGCGAATGCGTGATAATATCTACCTGTAATCGTACAGAAATGTACGCTGTTGTGGATGATGCAGAAGATGGCTTTCCAGTAATGCAGCAGTTTTTGCAACGAATTTCTGAAACTCCCTTAGATGTCGCAGACTTCTTTTATTATGCGGAAGAAGATTGTATTAACCATTTATTTCGTGTAACATCGAGCCTTGACTCCTTAATTATTGGTGAAGGACAGATTTTAAGTCAGGTAAAAAAGGCTTATTCCATAGCAAGGGATGTTGGTACTACAAGTACCGTTCTTAACACTTTATTTCATAGGGCGATTGCCGTAGGAAAGAAAGTCCGGACTGAAACCCGTATTGCTCATAGTGCAGTATCAGTAAGTTATGCGGCAGTTGAGTTAGCAAAAAATGTATTTGGCGATTTATCAACTTCCAATGTATTGTTATTAGGTGCGGGACAAATGGGTGAACTTACAGCTAAGCATTTAGTAGGAAATGGTGTTAAAGCTGTATTTGTTTCGAACCGTAGATATGAGAGGGCTGTTGAATTAGCGAGTCAATTTCGTGGTATAGCAGTACCTTTTGAGAATTTTATGAAAAGTGCTGTGGAAGCGGATATTATTATTACTTCTACAGGTGCTCCTCATTACATTATTAGAGCTTGGGATGTTGCTCACTTAATGCCAAAAAGGCAAGGACGTCCTATCATTATTATTGATATTGCTGTACCCCGAGATGTGGAGCCTGAGGTATCTGCGATTTCCGGTGTACGTTTATATAACATTGATGATTTGGAAGCAGTTGTGGAATCCAATCTGCGTCTTCGCGAGCAAGAAGCGGAGTTAGCTGAGAATATTATCAAAAAAGAATTAGAAGAATTACTGATCAAATTTCGCTATTTATCCTTGCGGCCTGTTATGGCACGTTTGACGGATAAAGCGGAAAGAATCCGTCAACGGGAATTAAAACGTGCCTTAACGAAATTGCCTGACATTACGGCAGAGGAACGTAGGGCTGTAGAGAACATGTCTAAGATGATTATTCGAAAGATGTTAAGGGACCCTATGGTTTGTATCAATGAAGGGGCCTGTACCCAGAATGAACAATTATATTTAGACGCAATACTAGATTTATTTAAACTCGATACAATAGGAGAGGGCAGACATCGTGAAAAGAAAAAAACTTGTTATCGGTACGCGCAGCAGTAA
- the hemC gene encoding hydroxymethylbilane synthase → MKRKKLVIGTRSSKLALWQANYIAACLRDQYPGIEVNLVHIVTTGDKIVDVPLAKIGGKGLFTKELETAMLRGEIDLAVHSLKDMPTELPEGLLLAAITERADAGDAFISPKYGTVENLPQGAKVGTSSLRRKAQLLKYRPDLVIHDLRGNLDTRLKKLDTGDLDAILLAVAGLKRLGWQERITQVLSNEICLPAVGQGALAIEARSDDGEVLEMLAFLNHQETRLAVEAERAYLSEVEGGCQIPIGVYATVNQDVLNLEAAILSVDGVRQIRKTISGAPAEAKELGQALAQEMLDAGGREILQELDVNH, encoded by the coding sequence GTGAAAAGAAAAAAACTTGTTATCGGTACGCGCAGCAGTAAATTGGCTTTATGGCAAGCTAATTATATTGCCGCCTGTTTAAGAGATCAATATCCGGGGATAGAAGTAAATCTAGTCCATATCGTAACTACGGGTGACAAAATAGTGGATGTTCCTCTTGCTAAAATTGGCGGGAAAGGGTTGTTCACAAAAGAATTGGAGACTGCCATGTTACGGGGAGAAATTGATTTGGCAGTACATAGTCTTAAAGATATGCCGACGGAATTGCCAGAAGGCTTATTGTTGGCCGCTATTACAGAACGAGCTGATGCTGGTGATGCTTTTATTAGCCCGAAGTATGGCACCGTGGAAAATTTGCCACAGGGTGCTAAGGTTGGGACGTCTAGTTTAAGGCGTAAAGCACAACTGCTCAAGTATCGACCTGATCTAGTGATTCATGACCTACGGGGAAACTTAGATACGAGATTGAAGAAATTAGATACGGGAGATTTGGATGCGATTCTATTGGCAGTTGCTGGTCTAAAACGATTAGGCTGGCAGGAGCGAATTACCCAAGTTCTATCAAACGAAATTTGTTTGCCGGCAGTTGGACAAGGAGCCCTTGCAATTGAAGCGCGTAGTGATGATGGGGAAGTTTTAGAAATGCTTGCCTTTTTGAATCACCAAGAGACTCGCCTAGCTGTAGAGGCAGAGCGTGCTTATCTATCGGAGGTAGAGGGCGGTTGCCAAATTCCCATTGGCGTCTATGCGACCGTAAATCAGGATGTATTAAACTTAGAGGCTGCTATATTGTCTGTTGATGGTGTTCGCCAAATACGCAAGACGATTAGTGGTGCCCCAGCAGAGGCTAAAGAGCTTGGTCAAGCGTTGGCTCAGGAAATGCTAGATGCAGGTGGACGGGAAATTCTGCAAGAGCTAGATGTGAATCATTAA
- the cobA gene encoding uroporphyrinogen-III C-methyltransferase, protein MKQGMVYLVGAGPGDYKLISVKALEYIQQADTIVYDRLADDRLLSTARPDVELIYVGKASSNHTMRQEDINQLLVDKAKEGKNVVRLKGGDPFVFGRGGEEALTLVENKVSFEVVPGITSAISVPAYAGIPVTHRGIATSFAVITGHEDPTKAESTIKWSHLATAVDTLVFLMGVENLPHITTKLIENGRSADTPAAVIRWGTKPEQRVLVTTVGKAAADVAREGIKPPAIFIVGEVVNLRQDLAWFDQRLLFGKTALVTRAREQASALTCQLENLGAQCIEAPSIKLVPPESYAELDKAIDKLATYNWMIFTSVNGVEHFFTHLYSKKRDSRALGNVKIAAIGAQTAASLKNYGILADIVPLEFRAEGIVAALNGRIEPGMSVLIPRALVARDILPEKLREMGATVDVVPVYRTLTGDSDGEMLAQKLSAGEIDLVTFTSSSTVTNLLELLGSKGSELLKTAKIACIGPITAGTCLENGIKPDVIAEEYTIHGMVEAITTLYKEAK, encoded by the coding sequence ATGAAACAAGGTATGGTTTATTTAGTAGGGGCAGGTCCTGGTGATTATAAATTAATCAGTGTAAAAGCCCTAGAATATATACAGCAAGCAGATACCATAGTTTATGATCGATTAGCAGATGATCGACTTTTGTCAACAGCCCGGCCAGATGTAGAACTTATTTATGTAGGGAAGGCTTCTAGTAATCATACTATGCGTCAGGAAGACATTAATCAGTTACTTGTGGATAAAGCTAAAGAAGGTAAAAATGTAGTACGGCTAAAAGGTGGAGATCCTTTCGTTTTTGGACGGGGCGGGGAAGAGGCATTAACCTTAGTTGAGAATAAAGTATCATTTGAAGTAGTACCAGGTATCACTTCCGCCATTTCCGTACCTGCTTATGCCGGTATTCCTGTGACTCATAGAGGTATTGCGACTTCATTTGCAGTCATAACGGGTCATGAAGATCCAACTAAAGCAGAATCTACGATTAAGTGGTCCCACTTGGCTACTGCGGTAGATACCTTAGTATTTCTAATGGGGGTAGAAAACCTGCCTCATATTACAACAAAATTAATAGAAAATGGCCGCTCTGCGGATACTCCCGCTGCAGTCATTCGTTGGGGTACGAAACCTGAGCAACGGGTACTAGTTACAACAGTAGGCAAAGCAGCTGCTGATGTAGCAAGGGAGGGTATTAAACCTCCTGCTATATTTATCGTCGGAGAAGTAGTGAATTTACGTCAAGACTTGGCTTGGTTTGATCAGCGGTTGTTATTTGGTAAAACAGCACTTGTTACTAGGGCTCGTGAGCAGGCTAGTGCTTTAACTTGTCAATTAGAAAACTTAGGTGCGCAATGTATTGAAGCACCATCCATAAAATTGGTTCCACCAGAAAGTTATGCAGAACTGGATAAAGCCATTGATAAGCTTGCTACCTATAATTGGATGATTTTTACTAGTGTAAATGGAGTAGAACATTTCTTTACCCATTTATATAGTAAAAAACGAGATAGCCGAGCTTTAGGCAATGTGAAAATTGCTGCCATAGGAGCACAAACAGCAGCTTCGCTTAAAAATTACGGAATTTTAGCCGATATTGTACCTTTGGAATTTAGAGCGGAAGGTATTGTTGCGGCATTGAATGGACGGATTGAGCCAGGTATGTCCGTGCTCATTCCAAGAGCATTGGTAGCCCGGGATATTTTGCCAGAAAAGCTAAGAGAAATGGGCGCTACTGTAGATGTAGTACCAGTGTATCGTACTCTTACAGGGGATAGCGATGGCGAAATGCTGGCACAAAAATTGTCAGCCGGAGAAATTGATCTTGTTACATTTACCAGTTCTTCTACAGTGACTAATTTATTAGAGCTATTAGGTTCTAAGGGATCAGAACTTTTGAAAACTGCCAAAATTGCATGTATTGGTCCTATAACAGCTGGTACGTGTTTAGAAAATGGCATTAAGCCGGATGTAATAGCAGAGGAGTATACCATTCATGGGATGGTAGAAGCAATTACAACCTTATATAAGGAGGCTAAATAA
- the hemB gene encoding porphobilinogen synthase, whose product MNELLRPRRLRVSAGIRKLVRETTLEINNLVYPLFVVPGSGIRKEIPSMPNVFHLSADMAVKEAAEAYALGIPAVIIFGIPEYKDEQGSSAWDMNSPVQKAMSLIKAALPDIVVIGDVCLCEYTSHGHCGMLEGHEVDNDSTLPVLAKVALSQAQAGADIIAPSDMMDGRILAIRNVLNENGYKNVSIMSYAVKYASAYYGPFRDAADSTPQFGDRHSYQMDPANSREAMREVELDIAEGADIIMVKPALAYLDIVRQVRDNFDYPLAVYNVSGEYSMVKAAAAQGWIDEKRTVMETLLSMKRAGADIIITYHAMDVARWLKEE is encoded by the coding sequence ATGAACGAGCTTCTTCGTCCCCGTCGCCTTAGAGTATCAGCGGGAATACGAAAATTAGTAAGGGAAACGACTCTTGAGATAAATAATTTAGTTTATCCCTTGTTTGTTGTGCCAGGAAGTGGGATTCGTAAAGAAATTCCTTCTATGCCCAATGTATTTCATTTATCTGCGGATATGGCAGTCAAAGAAGCGGCTGAAGCATATGCCTTAGGCATACCCGCTGTTATTATATTCGGAATCCCTGAATATAAGGATGAACAAGGTTCAAGTGCCTGGGATATGAATAGCCCGGTACAAAAAGCGATGAGTTTGATTAAAGCAGCACTTCCTGATATTGTTGTGATCGGCGATGTTTGCCTATGTGAATATACGAGTCATGGCCATTGTGGTATGCTAGAGGGGCACGAGGTTGACAATGATAGTACACTGCCAGTATTGGCGAAAGTTGCTCTTAGCCAAGCCCAGGCAGGGGCAGATATCATTGCTCCTTCGGACATGATGGATGGCCGGATTTTAGCCATTCGTAATGTGCTAAATGAAAATGGGTACAAGAATGTATCCATTATGTCCTATGCAGTGAAGTATGCTTCGGCCTATTATGGTCCGTTCCGTGATGCAGCTGATTCTACACCGCAGTTTGGTGACCGTCACAGTTATCAAATGGACCCAGCTAATAGCCGAGAAGCTATGCGTGAAGTAGAGTTAGATATAGCCGAAGGTGCAGATATTATTATGGTAAAACCAGCGTTAGCCTATTTGGATATTGTTCGCCAAGTGAGAGATAACTTTGATTATCCTCTTGCTGTGTATAATGTGAGTGGTGAATACTCTATGGTAAAGGCAGCAGCAGCCCAAGGCTGGATTGATGAGAAACGTACTGTAATGGAAACTTTGCTCAGTATGAAACGGGCAGGTGCAGATATTATAATTACTTATCATGCTATGGATGTTGCCCGCTGGTTAAAAGAAGAATAA
- the hemL gene encoding glutamate-1-semialdehyde 2,1-aminomutase yields MTLNLEKSIKAFQEAKEYIPGGVNSPVRSFRGVGGTPPFIAKAKGSYLYDIDGNQYIDYIGSWGPMILGHAHPAVVEALTQAVGKGTSYGAPTLLETELAKLVKQAVPSMELVRMVNSGTEATMSVLRLARAYTKRNKIVKFIGCYHGHHDSLLVKAGSGAATLGVPDSPGVSQAVAGGTISVGYNDIAALKETFSKYGEEIAAVIIEPVAGNMGMVLPKEGYLAAVREVTEQYGALLIFDEVMTGFRVAYNGAQSVFGIKPDLTCLGKIIGGGLPVGAYGGRQDIMELISPAGPVYQAGTLSGNPLAMTAGITTLSILSQAPELYEVLGKKTESLCAGIRTQAEEFGFSLQYHQLGAMFGMFFTDKPVYDYESAKQSDIGAFNTFYHAMLEKGVYMAPSQFEAGFMSAAHSEEDIAVTIEASAYAFGKVAEYHKQKK; encoded by the coding sequence ATGACATTGAACTTGGAAAAATCAATTAAGGCATTTCAAGAAGCGAAGGAATATATTCCTGGTGGCGTCAATAGTCCTGTTCGCTCTTTTCGTGGTGTAGGTGGTACACCACCCTTTATTGCTAAGGCAAAGGGAAGTTACTTATATGATATCGACGGAAACCAGTATATCGATTACATTGGTTCTTGGGGACCCATGATTTTAGGTCATGCCCATCCTGCAGTGGTGGAAGCTTTGACCCAGGCTGTAGGTAAAGGAACTAGTTATGGGGCACCTACTCTTTTGGAGACAGAACTAGCTAAATTAGTAAAGCAGGCTGTACCCTCAATGGAACTGGTTCGTATGGTTAATTCTGGTACAGAAGCTACTATGAGTGTCCTACGGTTGGCGAGAGCTTATACGAAACGTAATAAAATTGTAAAATTTATTGGCTGTTATCATGGTCATCACGACAGTCTATTAGTGAAAGCCGGATCTGGTGCGGCTACCCTAGGAGTTCCTGATAGTCCAGGCGTTTCTCAGGCTGTTGCTGGCGGAACAATTTCCGTAGGTTATAATGATATTGCCGCACTGAAAGAAACTTTTAGTAAATACGGTGAGGAGATTGCGGCCGTTATTATAGAACCTGTAGCAGGTAATATGGGTATGGTATTGCCGAAAGAGGGTTATTTAGCAGCTGTACGAGAAGTGACAGAACAATATGGTGCATTACTAATCTTTGATGAAGTAATGACGGGTTTTAGAGTAGCTTATAATGGCGCTCAGTCTGTGTTTGGCATAAAACCTGATCTTACCTGCTTAGGCAAAATTATTGGCGGTGGATTGCCTGTAGGTGCGTATGGTGGACGGCAAGATATTATGGAGTTAATTTCTCCAGCGGGTCCCGTATACCAGGCTGGTACACTGAGCGGAAATCCATTGGCAATGACGGCAGGTATTACAACGTTGTCAATACTATCTCAGGCACCTGAATTGTACGAAGTATTAGGCAAGAAAACAGAGAGCTTATGTGCAGGTATTCGGACACAGGCAGAAGAATTTGGATTCTCCTTGCAATATCATCAACTTGGCGCTATGTTTGGTATGTTTTTCACCGACAAACCAGTTTATGACTATGAAAGCGCTAAACAATCAGATATTGGTGCTTTCAATACTTTTTATCATGCAATGCTAGAAAAAGGGGTATATATGGCCCCTTCTCAATTTGAAGCAGGCTTTATGTCAGCGGCCCATTCAGAAGAAGATATTGCTGTAACCATTGAAGCTAGCGCTTATGCTTTTGGCAAAGTGGCAGAATATCATAAGCAAAAGAAATAA
- a CDS encoding HsmA family protein, giving the protein MSSGIIFINSAFVFYTIGVWSEKIQGELKRVHLILFWFGIICDALGTRAMGELSKTHVEGVNQAISQYVQIPSNFHSLTGIVALSLMLLHACWATIIIVNKKDIWTRKFHRYSLIVWILWLIPFVSGAVFHFM; this is encoded by the coding sequence ATGTCGAGTGGAATTATCTTTATAAATTCTGCCTTTGTATTCTATACCATTGGAGTTTGGAGTGAAAAAATACAAGGTGAGTTGAAAAGAGTACATTTGATCCTATTTTGGTTTGGGATTATTTGTGATGCTTTAGGAACAAGGGCGATGGGGGAATTATCTAAGACACACGTAGAGGGAGTTAACCAAGCTATTTCTCAGTATGTGCAAATACCTAGCAATTTTCACAGCCTTACTGGTATAGTGGCACTTTCATTAATGCTACTACATGCATGTTGGGCGACTATTATTATTGTAAATAAAAAAGATATTTGGACAAGGAAATTTCATCGTTATAGTTTGATCGTTTGGATACTATGGTTAATACCATTTGTAAGTGGAGCAGTTTTTCATTTCATGTAA
- a CDS encoding CitMHS family transporter: MILTLLGFLMVITFMYLIMSKRMTGFAALIIIPIAFGLLGGFAPTIGKLMMDGVKTIAPTAIMMMFAVMYFGIMVDVGLFDGLIVQILKKVKGDPLKIIVGTTFLSIIASLEGEGAVVFMITCTAMLPLYKRIGINPVILAVICAMVTAVKNMFPWAAPTARVLAALKLDAAEIFNPLVPVIIFGFAYIALMGYVLGKRERARLGVIQIEDSMIDGIAKEVVSKNPEFKRPKLFWVNLIMTLTLMGLLLVEKKIGVSIPIIFLAGSALALIVNFPKVKEQQGRMLAHAKEALQVTAVVFAAGIFMGILTGTKMTDAMATFLIGIIPTGLGSHMGMITALLSAPLSFLLSNDAFYFGVLPVLNQMAATYGIGAGEIGRASLLGTPVHMLSPLVAALWLLVGMCDITFGDLQKGGIWWAFGLMVLNIVVALVTGAISL; this comes from the coding sequence ATTATATTAACTCTACTTGGATTTCTTATGGTTATTACTTTCATGTACTTAATAATGTCCAAAAGGATGACTGGGTTTGCTGCACTAATTATTATACCAATTGCATTTGGGTTATTAGGTGGGTTTGCCCCCACAATTGGTAAGTTAATGATGGATGGTGTTAAGACCATAGCACCAACGGCAATTATGATGATGTTTGCTGTTATGTATTTTGGAATTATGGTGGATGTGGGCTTGTTTGATGGACTCATTGTTCAAATATTAAAGAAAGTTAAAGGTGACCCGTTAAAAATCATTGTGGGAACGACTTTTTTGTCAATCATTGCCTCTTTAGAAGGAGAGGGAGCTGTAGTCTTTATGATTACCTGTACCGCAATGTTACCTTTGTACAAGAGGATCGGTATTAATCCTGTTATTTTAGCAGTAATATGTGCAATGGTAACTGCCGTGAAGAATATGTTCCCATGGGCAGCTCCTACGGCTAGGGTTTTAGCGGCGTTAAAACTCGATGCAGCAGAAATTTTTAATCCCTTGGTTCCTGTAATCATTTTTGGATTTGCCTATATAGCATTGATGGGATATGTATTGGGTAAAAGAGAACGGGCTAGATTGGGAGTTATCCAGATAGAAGATTCTATGATCGACGGTATCGCCAAAGAAGTGGTATCGAAAAATCCTGAGTTTAAGCGTCCTAAATTATTCTGGGTTAATCTGATTATGACCCTAACTCTTATGGGCCTGTTACTTGTAGAAAAGAAGATCGGAGTATCGATTCCAATCATCTTTTTGGCGGGAAGCGCATTGGCTTTAATTGTAAACTTTCCTAAGGTTAAAGAACAGCAAGGGCGTATGTTGGCTCATGCTAAAGAAGCTCTACAGGTTACCGCGGTGGTTTTCGCCGCTGGGATATTTATGGGCATTTTAACAGGAACTAAAATGACAGATGCTATGGCAACATTTCTAATAGGAATTATCCCAACTGGTTTGGGATCACACATGGGGATGATTACAGCGCTGTTAAGTGCTCCACTGTCCTTCTTGTTATCCAATGACGCCTTCTACTTTGGCGTGCTACCCGTACTGAACCAGATGGCTGCTACTTATGGAATAGGTGCTGGGGAAATCGGTCGGGCTTCCTTATTGGGAACACCAGTACACATGCTGAGTCCCCTGGTGGCAGCGTTATGGTTATTGGTCGGAATGTGTGACATTACCTTTGGCGACCTACAAAAAGGTGGCATATGGTGGGCTTTTGGACTAATGGTATTGAATATCGTGGTAGCATTAGTAACTGGAGCAATTAGTTTATAA
- a CDS encoding ABC transporter substrate-binding protein, with translation MSKISFKLVVVSLVVLMMAGALAGCGSSASKDIKIGILNEMTGGNATMGTSSANGAKMAIKEANAKGGVLGKQLQAVIADNKSEPSESANAMTKLATQDKVVAVTGIFASSNAIATSSVAEATKIPFVAVGATNPKVTVDEKSGKVKDYTFRVCFIDPFQGTVGANFVLNTLQLKKAVMLVDNSSDYSKGLSSFFKDAFTKGGGNILAEEAYLQKDQDFKTILTKVKALNAEVIYIPGYYEEVGKIVKQAREIGITVPIVGGDGWDSPKLVEVGTGAALNNTYFTNHYSVDDTSATSQAFVEAYKKEYGQVPDAMAVLGYDAANIVIDAIKRANSIDPEKIREALAATKDFPAITGATTLNATHDAVKSVVIIEMKDGKQVFKATVKP, from the coding sequence ATGAGTAAAATTAGTTTTAAGCTGGTAGTGGTATCTTTGGTAGTTCTAATGATGGCGGGGGCTCTCGCGGGTTGTGGTAGTTCTGCCTCGAAAGATATCAAAATTGGTATTCTCAATGAGATGACAGGTGGTAATGCGACGATGGGGACTTCGTCGGCAAATGGCGCAAAAATGGCAATTAAAGAAGCCAATGCAAAAGGTGGAGTACTTGGCAAGCAACTCCAAGCCGTCATAGCGGATAATAAAAGTGAACCTTCCGAATCGGCAAATGCTATGACAAAATTAGCAACACAAGATAAAGTAGTAGCCGTAACAGGTATCTTTGCTAGTTCCAATGCCATCGCAACTTCAAGCGTAGCGGAAGCAACTAAAATTCCTTTTGTGGCAGTAGGGGCTACAAATCCTAAAGTAACAGTAGACGAGAAAAGCGGTAAGGTGAAAGATTATACCTTTAGAGTCTGTTTTATCGACCCCTTCCAAGGGACAGTTGGAGCAAACTTTGTACTTAATACATTACAACTGAAAAAGGCAGTTATGTTAGTTGATAATAGTAGTGATTATAGTAAAGGTTTATCATCCTTCTTTAAAGATGCCTTTACCAAAGGCGGCGGAAATATTTTAGCGGAAGAAGCTTATTTGCAAAAGGATCAAGATTTTAAAACCATTTTGACAAAAGTTAAGGCATTAAATGCGGAAGTAATTTATATCCCGGGTTATTACGAAGAAGTAGGTAAAATTGTGAAACAAGCTCGCGAAATTGGGATTACGGTACCAATCGTAGGTGGGGATGGATGGGATTCTCCGAAGTTAGTAGAAGTAGGAACCGGAGCCGCCCTTAACAATACTTATTTTACCAATCACTATTCGGTAGATGATACTAGTGCGACTTCCCAGGCTTTTGTAGAAGCTTATAAGAAAGAGTATGGGCAAGTGCCAGATGCTATGGCTGTCCTTGGTTATGATGCAGCGAACATTGTAATTGATGCGATTAAACGTGCCAATAGCATTGATCCTGAAAAGATTCGTGAAGCCTTAGCCGCCACCAAGGATTTTCCAGCAATAACGGGGGCTACTACCCTAAATGCAACTCATGATGCTGTTAAAAGTGTAGTTATTATTGAAATGAAAGATGGCAAACAGGTATTTAAAGCCACTGTAAAACCGTAG
- a CDS encoding ATP-binding protein, which produces MTFIDTSLLATISGTMAVLLVYIYLYVQYKEPFIGLWILSWLIHLIRIICFKMPFIRESDLEVQIIFQFLSVLSSLLLVWGSNKFISKGVNRLWLYGAVLSTILSELAIGFHQDYFYKALPSCIFIGSIYIWTGMVFFYYLNITGVGKYITGAAFLLLGVHTIDYIFMENVVWFAPWGYLFDAILRFIIAVGTLLVYFEKTRQDLTNKEKYYRLFTENAVDIIFRYRIVPEQGFEYISPAVTEITGYTAEEFYNDPELIFKMIHPKDVALYEDAKKNFHLVNPMVTTRILCKNLSEIWVEQKFNPIYGENNQIIAIEGIARDITTRKMLEQDVARLDRLNTVGQMAASVAHEIRNPMTTVRGYLQLIGNKKEFALYKEQFVLVMDELDRTNSIISEYLSLSQNRVMDFKLCQLNEIIESMYPLLQADSNACNKYIMLELQRIPELYIDEKEIRQLILNLVRNGLESMKEGKSLTIRTYLENEETILAIRDEGGGIAAHVLDNLGKPFVTTKTDGTGIGLAICYRIANRHKAKITVETSTQGTTFFICFKLSQGLAV; this is translated from the coding sequence GTGACATTTATTGATACATCCCTTTTAGCAACAATATCTGGTACGATGGCAGTGTTACTTGTATATATATATCTATATGTACAATATAAAGAGCCATTCATAGGATTGTGGATTTTAAGTTGGCTAATTCATCTTATTCGGATTATTTGTTTTAAAATGCCCTTCATTAGAGAATCTGATTTAGAAGTTCAAATTATTTTTCAATTTTTATCAGTTTTATCTAGTTTACTACTTGTATGGGGAAGTAATAAGTTTATTAGTAAGGGTGTAAACAGGTTGTGGTTATATGGGGCAGTTCTTAGTACCATATTAAGTGAGTTAGCTATAGGATTTCATCAAGATTATTTCTATAAGGCTCTGCCCTCATGTATTTTTATTGGTAGTATCTATATATGGACTGGTATGGTGTTTTTCTACTATTTAAACATTACTGGGGTGGGTAAATATATTACTGGAGCTGCGTTTCTTCTCCTAGGAGTCCATACTATCGATTATATTTTTATGGAGAATGTAGTATGGTTTGCTCCATGGGGATATTTATTTGATGCAATATTACGATTCATTATTGCTGTAGGCACCTTATTAGTGTATTTTGAAAAGACGAGGCAAGATCTAACGAATAAAGAAAAATACTATCGATTATTTACTGAAAATGCAGTGGATATTATTTTCCGTTACCGGATCGTCCCCGAGCAAGGTTTTGAATACATTAGCCCGGCAGTTACAGAAATTACTGGATATACGGCTGAGGAATTTTATAATGATCCTGAGCTAATATTTAAAATGATTCACCCTAAAGATGTAGCCTTATATGAAGATGCAAAGAAAAATTTTCATCTGGTTAATCCTATGGTGACTACCCGGATACTTTGTAAGAATCTTAGTGAAATATGGGTTGAACAAAAGTTTAATCCTATTTATGGAGAAAATAATCAAATCATCGCCATTGAAGGAATCGCACGGGATATAACTACTCGAAAAATGTTGGAACAAGATGTAGCCCGTCTGGATCGATTGAATACAGTTGGGCAGATGGCAGCGAGTGTAGCTCACGAGATTAGAAACCCTATGACTACGGTACGTGGATATTTGCAGCTAATCGGAAATAAGAAAGAATTTGCTCTTTATAAGGAACAGTTTGTGCTGGTAATGGATGAATTGGATAGGACAAATTCCATTATTAGTGAATATCTTTCTCTTAGTCAAAATCGGGTAATGGATTTTAAATTGTGTCAGTTAAATGAAATTATTGAATCTATGTATCCACTGCTGCAGGCTGATAGCAACGCCTGTAATAAGTATATAATGTTAGAATTACAGAGGATTCCTGAATTATATATTGATGAAAAAGAAATTCGTCAACTAATATTAAATCTTGTTCGTAATGGGTTAGAGTCTATGAAAGAGGGGAAATCATTAACAATCCGAACCTATTTGGAAAATGAGGAAACAATTTTGGCTATACGGGATGAAGGTGGAGGGATCGCTGCTCATGTTTTAGATAATTTAGGAAAACCCTTTGTGACTACGAAGACAGACGGAACAGGAATTGGTTTAGCAATCTGTTATCGAATTGCAAATCGCCATAAGGCGAAGATAACGGTAGAGACCAGCACGCAAGGAACCACATTTTTTATTTGTTTCAAATTATCCCAGGGATTGGCAGTGTAA